A stretch of Gossypium hirsutum isolate 1008001.06 chromosome A06, Gossypium_hirsutum_v2.1, whole genome shotgun sequence DNA encodes these proteins:
- the LOC107942455 gene encoding uncharacterized protein encodes MADVLATLASMIKANKQENVRPIQMSIFEVPAHFCNIKEKEKDDHPWYQDILRYVRNREYPEQATEKDKRNLRRLACEYVLDGDILYKRRKDQVLLRCVDAVEAKQILEEVHEGVCGTHANGFTMAKQIMSFGYY; translated from the coding sequence atggcgGACGTTTTGGcaacattggcttccatgattaaagcAAATAAACAAGAGAATGTGAGACCAATTCAGATGAGCATTTTTGAGGTTCCGGCTCATTTCTGTAAtatcaaagaaaaggaaaaggatgaccatccttggtatcaagatatactaCGGTATGTGAGAAATCGTGAATATCCTGAACAGGCAACTGAGAAAGacaaaagaaatttgagaaggtTAGCTTGTGAATATGTACTAGATGGGGATATCctttataaaagaaggaaagatcagGTACTTTTGAGATGCGTTGACGCTGTAGAGGCTAAACAAATCCTGGAAGAAGTACATGAAGGAGTTTGTGGTACacatgctaatggctttacaatggcaaAACAAATCATGAGTTTTGGATACTATTAG